The genomic segment ATGGTCCTGAAAAAGAGGGAAAAAGGAACCGCAGCAGGGACTAAGAGAAAAAGCACCAGAAATCCCACTTGGTAAAGGAGTCCACAACTCAAAGAAAGACTCCCCGCCTCTCCCCAGGTAAATCCCAGTTTGTGGAGCAGGTAGATTTCTGCTGCTCCGCCGCCGGTATTGGAGGGGGTGACACCGGCTAAAAAGTGGGTTGATAAAACCACAGTCAAGGCGTTACGAAACGAAATGCCCTTCTGCCAGGCCCGGGTGATTAACACTAATCGTAGAGCGTCGGTGAACCAGGACAAGAACACAAAAGTGAAAGCCGGCAGGAGGTAAAAAGGGAAACGGAGTGTCAAGGTGGTTTGTTCGCCCTGGAAGTGCATCCAGAGAAAAACAGAAAGGACGCTCCCTAAGCTGATGGCCACTGCAAGGAAAGAACGTCGAATGAGCTTGGAGGTTTCAAAAAACCGCTTGGTTCCTGACTCGCCACCTTCCATTTTTATGATTCTTCCCTTCCGTAACGAAGATACAAGTGGGGAAAGAAGAGCATGAGGAAAAAGGCGTTGAGAAGCAAACCCACTGTAGGAATGAGACCAAGCAGAAAGGCAATGAACACATAGAGAAGGAGAGGAAGAAAATTTTTGTCCCTAAACACGAACCGGGACATAAAGGCCATGGATTTGTCAAACGTGGTTTTTTCAACCACAACCTGGGGAACGGTGATCATAAAGAGGGCGGCAAGAATGATTCCTGGCACAATATAGAAAGAAAATCCCAGGGATACAATCACCGTGACAAGAATCACGGCAATCATGACCTTTCCCAGTTTTTGGGAAAGCTTCACCCAAGTTTCCTGGAGGTTGGCCTTTTCCCCTCGGAAGTATTGCTCAAGGAGCAGAGTCACCCAGGCCATATCGAAAAGAATCACTGCGAAACGAATGAGGCTCATCACGAAAATTTCCCAGCGGACAAAAACTCCTCGCATAGATAGAGTAAGGACCAGGATAAACACACTGGTCATTCCAATTGGTACAAGGATCACTGGAACTTTTCCCAGAAGCTCAAGCGGGACCCGGAACGATTCCTCAAGGTTGATTTTCGCCACTACCATTCCTCCTTTTTCAGCATTTCCTTTTAATTATACCGTAACCTTTTCCTCAGGTTGAGGGGGTTGACCCCCTCAACCTTACTGTGCTTCGATCCGGGTAAAAAACACTTCAATCCATGGGGAAGCGTTCTGGTATTCGGTGGTCGGTAAAACAAGGAGGATAAGGAGGGTTTTGCCAGAGAGGGTCCCTACCAATGTGGCATACTCCACGCCGGTTTCAGGGTTTTTCGAACTATAGAGGGCCACCTGAACGGGATTTCCCGTGAAGCTTTGCAACTGAGAGGCACCGTGAAAATTCTTCCCCTGGACAGCCTGGGCCACGATTCCCTGGACTGCGGCGTCGTTCTCCAGTGCCATAATCACCAGTTGTCCCTGATTGGGGGTGGCGTACACCGCGCCATTATCGAGTTTCTGGGTAAGGGAAGCGCCCTGGGGGAGAGGAATGCGAAATCGTCCTTGAGGGTTCTGATACGTCCAATACTCAGAACTCGTAGTTTCTGGAACACTAAGACTTGGAAGTCCCTGGGATGGAGCTGTGGTAGATGATGGTGGGGTGTAGGGTGTTGCTGTGGAAAGGCTATCAACGACGATGAGTCCGCGGGTAATCTCAATAAGTTGGGGCTCAAGCTGGAAAAATTGGGTGCTCAGGCAGTCGAAAAGAAGGGTATACACTTGATTGTCAAGGAGGAAAAGAAACGCCAGTCCTTGTAGTTCATTGGGGTTCCCCTGGACTCGAAAGAGAAACTCGTGACGCAGGCCCGAAAGACCGCTCCATTCAAAAGGAGTGGTTTCCTGAAGGGTATAGCTTTAGAAAAGGGTCAGTAGGGATTGACTCACCTGCTGGAAGTAGTCCTGGAGAGTGAGGGAAGCCGGTACCGGTTCGGTGGCAAAAATGAGTTCGGCTTGCGCAATTCCCTGCTCATTGATGAGGAAGGCACGCAATTTCTGTTGCGGGGTGAGGGGTTCAACCGGTGTCCAGCCAGGAGGGATATTCAGAGTCAACCCTCTTTCCCCAAAGGCTTCCTGAACAAAGATTGCTAAGCAAAGGGTGATGACCAGGATAAGAAAAACCATTCTTTTCATCATTATCAACCTCCTTTATTGTTCTTTCCCAATCAGAATGAAGGGAGCCCAGTGGAAAGGGTGTTCATACGTGTTTGCCACATCAATCTGGGCTCGCCAGAGGGCTTCCGCTTTGGGAAGTCCCTCCACAATGTGGCGATAAAAATTCACGAAGAGGTCTCTGGTGGAGCGGTCGCTCACACTCCAGAGGCTGGCGATGAGCGATGATGTCCCAGCGTAGAAAAAGGAACGGGTGAATCCAATGAGTCCTTCAGTAGGACTGTATTGCCCCAAAGCGGTCTGGCAGGCACTTAAAACCACGAGGTCAGTCTGCAAGGTGGTGAAAAAAATCTCTCCAGCCAGAAGGAAACCGTCGTTTTCCCGGTCGGGAGCAAGGAGAATCGTGCTCTGAAGAGGGGATTGCTCGTCTGGTGAACCATGTGTGGAGAGATGCACGATGCTGGCTTGTTGGACCAATCGGTAAAAGGCAGATTCTGTAGCCTCTTCGCCGAAAAGGAGCAGAGGATTTGGGAATAGTTGGCCAATCGTTCTCACCTCTTCCTCGGCCCCCGGAAGAGGGGGAATATCGGGATCAGAAAATTTTGGGTTTCCAAAACCCAGAAATCGCCCCGAAGGGTTCCCCTCTTTCTTTCGAGAATAGAAGTAGGTATTGAGGGAGGGAGCGTAGAAAAAGAGATACTCTCCTAGGAGATACCGCCCTCTTCGGGTAAGGGCCTGAAAGGGAAGAAAAGAGAGGGAACGATGGGGGATAAGGAGTATTTTTGTTTTCTCTTGGAAGTGTTCTTCCAGGGGAACAAAGAGTGTTTCACACAGAGCATTGGTAAGAGAGACAAAGTCTTCTTCTGTAGGGCTGGCGAGTTTCTTTCGCAAAAGAGCAACTTTTTCGTAGAGCACGTTTTCCCCCACTGGGAGTTCAAAGCCACTGATGGTCGAAGTGGTGATAATCCAGACGAAGGTCTTGTCTGGAAGGACAAAGTAATCGAGCACCACCACATCTTCGGGAATTGATTTTTGCATCTCGTAAAACGATAGAGGAGAGACTGCGACCATTGACAGAAGTTCCGGGGAAGAGATTTTTAGTTCCTCATAGAGGAGATGGAGCTTTTTCTCCACCTGGGCCAATTCTTCGGTAACTTTCCAGAGTGCTATCGTGTCCTGTCTTACCTCGACCTTTTTGGCTTCAAGACGCGCTTTTTCCCGTTCCCAGGCCTTGATCTTCTCCATTACCTCCATGTCTTTGGATTTCACCTGTACCGATTGTCCCACCATCACATCAAGGAAACTCCTGGCTTTTACTCGCTCGGAGAGATTGAAGGCTTCTTCGATTCTTCCCTCACGGAAGAGCGCTTCCATGAGAAACTCATATACCGCAAGCCGGCTCTGGGTGAGACAAATGCGATCACTCACTTCCTCCATCCGATTACGGGTTTTCTCCACGATTTCGATGGCTTCATGGAGATGTATGAAGGCCTTCTCCTTCTCATTACGCTTCAACTCCACTTCTCCAAGCCCCAGAAGGGCGTAGAAACGCAATGACCGGAGGGCACTCCCTTCGAGCTCCTGTAAAGCTCTTTCAAAATGGCTTTGTGCTTCATCAAGGTCATTGTTCTCCATCCTGACGTATCCCAGGTTCATTTCCACCTGAGCCATACCTTCTTTGTCAACAAGCACTTCATAAATGGAGTGGGCAATATACAGAACCTCTTCGGCCCGCTCAAGGTTTTTAGTCATCACATGGAGACTGGCGATGCTGTTCAAGAGGTTAGCTGTATCTCTTTTGGCATCGAGCTCTTTGAGTATACGGTAGGCGTGTTCGTAATAAGGAAGGGCTTCTTGGAGTTTTCCCATAGCCTTGTAGAGCATTCCCAAGTTACCAAGGATAAGCGCTCCACCAGAGTACTGGTCTTTGAGCCCGAATGCTTCCTCATACGCTTTTTTCAAATACCGCTCGGCGTTCCCGAAATCACCCAGGTAGAAGGAAAGAACCCCAAGATTGGTCAACACTCCAAGGTCTTCGGACATTTGGTGGCTTTCCTGTATTTCCAGAGCTTCTTTCAGGGCTTTTCTGGCTTCGCCATATTCTCCCCATCGGGTGAAAAGAACCGCTTGGTTATTGAGCGCCCATACTTTTTCCTGAGGAAGGTCCATTCCCTCAGCATGTTCTAAAGCAACCCGAAGGTGTTTGAGGGCTTCATCTTCCTCCCCGAGGTATCTTCCTCCCCGAGGTATTCGCTCAGGATCTGAGCGAGATTGAGGCGAACCACAAGCTCTACCCAGCGCAGATTCCTTCCTGTGCTGAAAGATAGCGCTCTTTGTGCGTATTCCAGGACTTTTTCCGGGTTTTCTTCCTGGAGAAAAACCCGGCTCATGTGGTTGAGGGTCAGTCCCCGGGTTTCAGGGTAGAATACCGCTTCCTTTTCGGCTTCTTCCCAGTCTTTTCGGGCTTCACCAAAGCGATTTTCATGGAAATGCATCACCCCCAGATGGAAGAGGTACATCTCCTGGTACATCCCTTTGAGGTGCTGGGCAAGTTTTTCCAGTTCTGTAAGGTAGTTCTGAGCTTCTTCCCAGTAATTGAGATTGGTAGCGACTCGCACCAGGGTTTCGAGGGCTAGAAATTGATACTGCTCATGATGCAGCTTCGTATAGATGGGATAGGCCTGTGCAAGGTGGATAAATGCTTCCTGAAATTTTCCCTGGCGGGAAAGTGCCCGGGCTGAAAAAAGTTCGTAATGGGCTTGCAGCAATTCGTTGTTGTGGAGAAGCCCGAGAATCATAAAATATCGGGCTTTCTCCAGAGCTTGGGAGTAATTCCCCTCAAGGTAGAGCCCGTCAATCTCCCGTTCCAGGGTGGTCGCAAAGTCAGGGACTTCTTCTGGCGGGATGCGCGCGGATTGAATGATGATGGTGACTCCATCGATGGGTTGTGCCAGGGCAACACCCGAAAAAAATACGACCACAAGAAGAAAAAGTTTTTTCAAGGTTCACGCCTCTTTTTACTGTGGCAAATTGATTTGGGGCACGCTTCCCCCGGTTGCTGACCCCGCTTTCGCTACGGATTCAAAGGAGGCAATCATGTGGTTGAAGTACTTTTGCATTTTTTCCTGGAAAACTTCCTGTGGTGCATAGCAAAGAAGAGCTCCCGATAAGGAGTACTGCGCTACGGGTACGTATAGCACGTACGATTGGAGCACAATGGTCATATTTCTTCCCTGATAATTTCCACTTAACACCACCTGGCCATAAGTCATGCTGAGGCCAGATTTTGCTGCCTGGGGGTCGCTTTTGAAATCCTGGCTCTGGATGGCAAGATTCTCCACGTTCTGGGAAAGTATGCCCACCACTTGCTGTGCCAACTCTTCGGCAGTTCTTATCATGGGGTTTTGGATGGCAAGATACGCGTTCAAAGCCACAAGCCCCGTTGCATCTTCGGCAAATACTGCAGACTTATTAAAAACATCGACGTTGATGAACCACCCGTCCGGGTATTCCACCACTCCCCTGATAAGGGGGTTATATCCGAAGGCCCGTCCCAGGTCAAACTGTTTCCACCGAATAGTAACCTGAGGTGGGGGGAGTAATGGTAATCCCTCCTGGCTGAGTCTGTCCTCCGAGATTGGGAAGCAACCCTCCCGAGGCCGGTAAACTCAATGGAGCTTGCGGGGTGGCACCTGGGGAAGGAAGACCAGGCGATGGTTCTGTGGTCGTACCACCTATGGGAGGAAGTCCAGGTGGCTCTCCTGGACGAGAAAACGAGGGAAGCCCACTGCGAGTTTCCCCGGAATTAAGATTCCCTGAACCTAAAATGGATAGCGAGGATTCCTTTTTGGTATCGATGACGGTCGAGTCAGGAAGAATCAGCAAGTTAGGGTTTTCGTTTGCCAGCGCCCCAAAAGAGAGAGCGAACACCAGAAAGGTACACGTAAGAACAAAACACTTCATCTCTATCCCCTCCTTGGTTCTTGTTTACTTTATTATATCATTTTTCGGTACGAGAGCCCCCTTTTGGGGTTACATCACGTACATCCCCCAGGTGTAAGCAAGTACGTAGAGGCAGAGCATGGTGAGAGAGAAAAAGGTCAATATTTCATCCAAGATCTTTCTCTGGGAAAGTTGGGCAAGGAAGATATAAAGGGGGAACATGGTCGTCGTGTATCGTGGAGCACTTAAAAGCCAGGTGGCGGAAAAAGAGATAAAAAGGAGGGTGAACATATAGGCCACATAGGAAAGGCGCATCTGCCAGAGGGAGCCCATGAGACAAATAAGGGAGAGTAAAAGAACGAAGAGTTGTGGAATCCATAGGGCCACGCGATTAACTGGTTTCCAGGTAAGGACCATGATGACCTGGTTTTTGATGTTCTCGGCGAAAAACCCAAAACCCTGATGCCAGTGTTCTCGAAGATAGGTCAAAAAACAGAACCAGTTGCCGGTGACCACACGGTTCAAAAAGAGGTAAAGGAAAATACCCAGCACGATGAGCCCGAATCCAGTTAAAAACTGCCCGAAGGTCTTTTTTATTTCCTGGTATGTCCTCTTGCGGACGTGGCCGAAGAGCTCTACGGCTTGCAGGTACTCGATGGAAAAGGGGATGAGGAGGAAAAAACCAAAATTTCTGGTCAGAGAAGCCAAGAGTCCGAAAATGCCGGCGATAACCCATCGTTTTTGCCTCATGGCATAAAAGCACAGGACACTCAGGGCCAGAAACAGGCTCTCAGTAAAAACCAGACTAAGGAAAAAGGTATAGGGAAAAATGAGCACCCACTTGACGCATTTTCTGGCTACCGTGATTGAGTAGTCGAGTTGGACAAGCTTGTAGAGGTAGGTGCAGGCGACGATGAGGCTCACCATGGAGACCATGAGGCCGGCAAGGAAATAGTCTGGAAAAACGAAGCGAAAAAGTCGGATGAGAAGAGGATAGAGTGGGAAAAAGACGATGAAAAGTCTCTCTTCACCGGCGTTTGTGTACCAGTTCTCTGCCAGCCACAGGTAGTGGCTGGAATCCCATCGCTCCCAGATGATGCGGGACGAGGCAACGATGCCAGGCAGTTCGTTGTTGCGCAAAACGTAACCTAAATATCCAAAAAGGAGAATGGATAAGCGAGTTGCGAGAATCAGAACGAAAACGAAACATACAAGCCGGAGTGTTTTTTGACTTCCAATTCTTGCCCGGAAACTTTTTAGGTATGTTTTGACGCGCTGTANNNNNNNNNNCGTTCCGTTTTAGCACGATGCCAGGGCAAATTTTGTCCTAAAAATCGGGCTATAATTCCAGCAAAAATAGCAACAAACAGAATAATGGACACGATTTTCACCACATTGGCCAGTTCTCCCACCGTGACTTCCTCCTTTGCTTGAACCCTCTACAAAGAATAGCAAAAAATCAGGGTGCTTGCTTTGTTGAGGAAGAATTCTTTTTATAATTAGCATATTCCTCTGTAACTTGGTGATTGTCTCCAAAAAGTGTATAATGAAACCATGAAGAAATTTTGGAAAATCCTCCTTCTGGTGGTATTGATTCTGGCAGCCCTTTTTGGCATCTTCTGGGGATACCTCACCTATGGACTGTACGAGACAGAGCGCTTGACCCTTAGTATGGTCGACCTTTCCGCCATCGAGGATGGAACGTATCGGGGAAAATATGAAAAAGGTCGTTTCACCTGTGAGGTGGAAGTGAAGGTCGAGGACCATACCATCGTGGATGTAAAGCTGGTTTCTTCCTCCCGAATTTCCATTCCGGCCGTTTACCAGGAACTCATCCTGCGCCTTAAAAACGTGAATGCCTTGCCGGTTGATACCGTGGGTGGTGCCACCGTATCGAGCAAAGCCTTTCTCAAAGCGGTGGAAAACGCCCTGAAGCGTGAGGAACTTCTTAAATAAAACGTCTGGTCTTACTCATGTACTCCCGATATTCCTCGCCAAAGCACTCTAATAGCTTTCGTTCTTCCAGGGACGCTCGGTAAAGGAAACCCAGAAAGGGCAAAAAGAAGATGAAAAGTGAGGAAGGGAAATGCCAGAACACCAGTGCCGCTCCCCCAAAGGCGAGGAATTCCCCGGTGTAACTGGGATGGCGGATAAGACGGTAAACCCCTTTGCGTACCAGTTTGTGGTTTTCTGCTATGGCGATATCTGGAGTAAAGTACTTTCCCAGAGTAAGGATGGCAATGAGTCGCAAACTGACCCCTGCAATCATGAGTCCAATCCCGAGTTGTTGAACGGGGTTGAAGGCAGTCCGAATCTGCCAGGTCAAACGGAAATCTCGGGGCAGGATGGCCAGAATCACCCCGCTTCCGATGCATACCATCACCACGAATTTGCTCCGGCGGTCCACAATCTGGTGAAGGTTTTGGTTTTTACCCAGCAGTACCCAAAGGTCTAATGTCATCCAGGAAAGAACTATAATCCAGAAGAGCGTTTTCACCATCTTTTCTGTGTCTCTTTCCAGATTATTTTTCGCGTAATGAGTCCCAGGAGGTCCCGGCAAAGTTCCATTGCTTCTTCGGCTTCCTTTGGGTCGGTATAGAAACGGGAGGGTACACCCCCAGGAAGGCCGTTGGGGTATCGTGTTGGTTGAGTTTCTCGGTCTGGGTGAGAGAGGCAAAATCGGTGTCGATTTCCTGCACCATCTGGAGGAGTTCATCGATGGAACGGGTAAAAAATACCTGTCGGTCGGCAACGCGCAGATACAAATACGCCTTGAGTACCTTTTCGGCTGCCTGTTGGAAATGGAAAAGGGCTAGATAAAAGCGTCCGCTCTGGCGAAGAAATTCGGCATCGTTAAACTCATCCTGAGCCTGCAGGAACCATCGCAGGGCTTCTTCACGAGGTTTTTTCTCATAAACTATCCCTCCTGATTGAAAGATTTCCTGCAAAAACGAGCTCTCTGGAAGCATTTTTTCAAAGTCATCCTGAGAGTAAATCACCATATCGGTGGCTATGCCCCGCTCAATATGCTGATAAATCTGATCTATCCATGCTTTGCTTGTTTGTGAGGATGGCATAATCACCAGAAGGTCAAGATCGCTCTGGAAATCAACGGTTCCGCAGGCAAACGAACCGAGAAGGACAACCTTTAGGGCGCCCCATTCTCGCAGTTGGGTAACAATCCGCTTCAGAGCATCCTGAAGTTTCTCTTCCCGGGCTCTCTTTTTGGCCACAATTTCTTCAAGTTTCATAGCAATAGTGTACCACGAAAAAAGCCTGGTGGTCATTCTGTCAGGTCTTTTTTCATCCGTTCGTACTCATCTCGGCTAATTTCTCCCCGGGCATAGCGCCTTTTCAGAATTTCTAAGGGGTCTTCCTGATGCGGTTCTCGGTGAAAATCCTGATTTTCCTTTATGGTATGCACCAGAAGGTACACCACGCCCACGATGAGGGCCAACCATACCCATCTCATCGTTGTTCTGGTAAAAGACCAAATGGAAAATCGTGTGCCGTAGTAAGTGCAAAGGGCAAAGACGTTTCGGGGAGTAAGGAGTAAGAGCAAAAACAAAACTAATACCACTTTTTTCATGATTAGAACCCCCTTTTTAAAGGGGAAAAACCACGCATCGGCTTTATATTCCCGATATACGGTGAAGTGACCCCCTGGAAGGCAATTAAAGTATTTGTCTATTTTTAATTGATTCCAGGGTTTTCTATGAAAAGGAATACAAAAAGACCGTACCGGCGTTCATCAAGCTTTATTTGCGAACGAAACTCTGATTTGTCTAAAGGGGCTTCATTCCGGGGTCCTTGACCCCCTCTCTTGCGGCAGGTATAATTTTTGTATTCGGAGGGGTGCCCGAATTGGCAAGGAACCGGTCTTGAAAACCGGCATGCTCAAACGAGCTGTGCGGGTTCGAGTCCCGCCCCCTCCGCCAGAGAGCAATTTACAGTTGATCGATATCCGGTACCGTCCCATCGGCTAAACGGTAGAGCATTTCCCCGGCCCGAGGAACGTAAAGGATGCCCTGGTCTTCTTTTCCGGTGTAGTCTTCGATGCGGATACCACGGTAGTCCATGTAACCCAGGTTAATGCGCTGACAGAGGTCTTGGGGGATGCTGGTGGCAAGAATGACCTCAATGCGGGGATATTCTTTTCCATCGTGGTATTTGCCGATTCCTTTGACGTGCGTGGAATGGGCCAGGACCCCCCAGGGGTAGTGTTTGTAGCGGTCCCAGTTAGTGAGGAAAAAGTCCCGCACGTGGTAGCCAATTTCCCGCAAGTATCTGCCGTGGGTTACCGAAATTTCCCGGATATGAGGAGCGTAGAGAATGATTTTTCCTCCGTTGGTTACCACCGGTTCGAGTTTGTACATTCCCTTTCCTCCTACCCAGAGTTCGTTATAGATCTCTGGAATCACCGAGAGTACCGTGTGGAATGGATGGTTTTTCCAGATGATGTTGACCTGGGACGATAAATCCGCAGCTTTCGACCAGGCTTCTTCAGGGTCGCCAAGGAAGAGTCCACAGGGGTCTTTCCCGGTGACCACAACGGCTAGTTTCATGCTTGGACGGGGCATGAAGCGAGCCGCCCGGCGGAGGATTTCCCGCACCGGGGTTTCCTTGTGACCGATGATTTTGGGATTGGTGATGAGGGCTGCCAGCCAGTGAAACTGGTCAATGATTTCTGCACCAGAAATACCGGGGAAGAAATATTTGTACCCTCCGGAAAATCCCACCACTTCGTGAGGGAAAACCGGTCCCACGATCAGGAGTTCGTCATAATCGAGGATACGGCGGTTCACGGTGACGGGGATGGATTCTTTGAGTAACCCTTTCGAAATGGCTTCTACCTCTTCTTTGGAGATGGTACCAATGTGGAGGAGTTCTTGGGGGTCATTGTAAACATGGTTGAACACCTCGGTTCCCAGAGTGCGAGCTTCCCCGTAGGTGACTCCCAGATGGTTTTTCAATTCTTCGTCGGTCATGGGTGGGTGGGTGCCGAGGGCGATGAGGAAATGGAGGGTTTTTGACGGGGGAAGAAGGTCTTCCATGAGCACCGTAAAAATGGTTTTCATGGGAAAGGTCCGGGTGGCATCGGGGATGATGGCCAAAATCCGCTTTCCCTTGGTGTCGTATCGGGCAATTGCCT from the Atribacterota bacterium genome contains:
- a CDS encoding CHAT domain-containing tetratricopeptide repeat protein, encoding MDLPQEKVWALNNQAVLFTRWGEYGEARKALKEALEIQESHQMSEDLGVLTNLGVLSFYLGDFGNAERYLKKAYEEAFGLKDQYSGGALILGNLGMLYKAMGKLQEALPYYEHAYRILKELDAKRDTANLLNSIASLHVMTKNLERAEEVLYIAHSIYEVLVDKEGMAQVEMNLGYVRMENNDLDEAQSHFERALQELEGSALRSLRFYALLGLGEVELKRNEKEKAFIHLHEAIEIVEKTRNRMEEVSDRICLTQSRLAVYEFLMEALFREGRIEEAFNLSERVKARSFLDVMVGQSVQVKSKDMEVMEKIKAWEREKARLEAKKVEVRQDTIALWKVTEELAQVEKKLHLLYEELKISSPELLSMVAVSPLSFYEMQKSIPEDVVVLDYFVLPDKTFVWIITTSTISGFELPVGENVLYEKVALLRKKLASPTEEDFVSLTNALCETLFVPLEEHFQEKTKILLIPHRSLSFLPFQALTRRGRYLLGEYLFFYAPSLNTYFYSRKKEGNPSGRFLGFGNPKFSDPDIPPLPGAEEEVRTIGQLFPNPLLLFGEEATESAFYRLVQQASIVHLSTHGSPDEQSPLQSTILLAPDRENDGFLLAGEIFFTTLQTDLVVLSACQTALGQYSPTEGLIGFTRSFFYAGTSSLIASLWSVSDRSTRDLFVNFYRHIVEGLPKAEALWRAQIDVANTYEHPFHWAPFILIGKEQ
- a CDS encoding FMN-binding protein, whose translation is MKKFWKILLLVVLILAALFGIFWGYLTYGLYETERLTLSMVDLSAIEDGTYRGKYEKGRFTCEVEVKVEDHTIVDVKLVSSSRISIPAVYQELILRLKNVNALPVDTVGGATVSSKAFLKAVENALKREELLK
- a CDS encoding isoprenylcysteine carboxylmethyltransferase family protein, encoding MVKTLFWIIVLSWMTLDLWVLLGKNQNLHQIVDRRSKFVVMVCIGSGVILAILPRDFRLTWQIRTAFNPVQQLGIGLMIAGVSLRLIAILTLGKYFTPDIAIAENHKLVRKGVYRLIRHPSYTGEFLAFGGAALVFWHFPSSLFIFFLPFLGFLYRASLEERKLLECFGEEYREYMSKTRRFI
- a CDS encoding HEPN domain-containing protein — its product is MTTRLFSWYTIAMKLEEIVAKKRAREEKLQDALKRIVTQLREWGALKVVLLGSFACGTVDFQSDLDLLVIMPSSQTSKAWIDQIYQHIERGIATDMVIYSQDDFEKMLPESSFLQEIFQSGGIVYEKKPREEALRWFLQAQDEFNDAEFLRQSGRFYLALFHFQQAAEKVLKAYLYLRVADRQVFFTRSIDELLQMVQEIDTDFASLTQTEKLNQHDTPTAFLGVYPPVSIPTQRKPKKQWNFAGTSWDSLREK
- a CDS encoding SHOCT domain-containing protein, which codes for MKKVVLVLFLLLLLTPRNVFALCTYYGTRFSIWSFTRTTMRWVWLALIVGVVYLLVHTIKENQDFHREPHQEDPLEILKRRYARGEISRDEYERMKKDLTE
- a CDS encoding lactate racemase domain-containing protein, whose protein sequence is MILYEKSSLCTLTPDQFRDFLKEAIARYDTKGKRILAIIPDATRTFPMKTIFTVLMEDLLPPSKTLHFLIALGTHPPMTDEELKNHLGVTYGEARTLGTEVFNHVYNDPQELLHIGTISKEEVEAISKGLLKESIPVTVNRRILDYDELLIVGPVFPHEVVGFSGGYKYFFPGISGAEIIDQFHWLAALITNPKIIGHKETPVREILRRAARFMPRPSMKLAVVVTGKDPCGLFLGDPEEAWSKAADLSSQVNIIWKNHPFHTVLSVIPEIYNELWVGGKGMYKLEPVVTNGGKIILYAPHIREISVTHGRYLREIGYHVRDFFLTNWDRYKHYPWGVLAHSTHVKGIGKYHDGKEYPRIEVILATSIPQDLCQRINLGYMDYRGIRIEDYTGKEDQGILYVPRAGEMLYRLADGTVPDIDQL